The following coding sequences lie in one Bifidobacterium sp. ESL0690 genomic window:
- a CDS encoding glycosyltransferase, which yields MTNTAEPLVSIIVPVYNAADYLHYCVDSIIGQSYRNLEIILIDDGSTDESSELCDKYASADQRVKVIHQANGGIGKAQNAGLDAASGEYIAFSDNDDILDRRNIELLLHALVSTGADMSKARWRQFGVSQLDDVADEAQKGAADPDKTTVFSHPLHAYQTVFCKSLRLLGSALGRATETKYFNEANWCRLYRRELWGGIRFPEGVYAQDTAISCMLYARMSKVADIDVNLYNWLQRPDSVTHNMRSASFYHDHVAASLKNMDICREDDVLPARSYYTLVSNNKYEQQAAKLESAENGIGNTNETNASDASTTENKTSQTLDTAQNDNEQTKKVLQRLSTFQRLECATLRAIRLAEKFVYDREIKNMK from the coding sequence ATGACCAACACCGCAGAACCGCTTGTTTCCATCATCGTGCCTGTGTATAACGCGGCCGATTACCTGCATTATTGCGTGGATTCAATCATCGGGCAGAGCTATCGCAATCTTGAAATCATTCTCATCGACGACGGTTCCACGGATGAGTCGAGTGAACTCTGCGACAAATACGCGAGCGCCGATCAACGAGTCAAAGTGATCCACCAGGCCAACGGCGGTATCGGCAAGGCGCAGAACGCCGGGCTTGACGCGGCGAGCGGCGAGTACATCGCGTTCTCTGACAACGACGACATCCTCGACCGGCGCAACATCGAGCTACTGCTGCACGCGCTCGTCTCCACCGGTGCCGACATGAGCAAGGCACGTTGGCGCCAGTTCGGGGTTTCGCAGCTTGACGATGTCGCCGACGAAGCGCAGAAAGGCGCTGCCGACCCAGACAAGACCACCGTTTTCTCCCACCCGCTTCACGCCTATCAAACGGTGTTCTGCAAATCGTTGCGGCTTCTGGGCTCTGCACTCGGCCGCGCGACAGAAACGAAATACTTCAACGAAGCCAACTGGTGCCGTCTCTATCGCCGCGAACTTTGGGGCGGTATCCGCTTCCCCGAAGGTGTCTACGCGCAGGACACCGCTATTTCCTGTATGCTTTACGCACGAATGAGCAAAGTGGCCGACATCGACGTCAACCTCTACAACTGGCTGCAACGCCCGGATTCGGTGACCCACAATATGCGCAGCGCTTCGTTCTACCACGACCACGTCGCCGCGTCGCTCAAGAACATGGATATCTGCCGTGAAGACGACGTGCTCCCCGCTCGCAGCTATTACACCTTAGTAAGTAATAATAAATATGAGCAGCAAGCAGCGAAGTTGGAATCGGCAGAAAACGGCATCGGCAATACCAACGAAACCAATGCCTCAGACGCCTCAACGACGGAAAACAAAACCTCGCAAACGCTTGACACTGCTCAAAACGACAACGAACAGACCAAAAAAGTTCTGCAACGGCTGAGCACGTTCCAACGTCTGGAATGCGCAACGCTCCGCGCCATCCGCCTGGCCGAAAAATTCGTCTACGACCGCGAAATCAAGAACATGAAGTAG
- a CDS encoding glycosyltransferase family 2 protein — translation MDMRIAAGMVTFNPSLDDLRGSVPALLKQVEALVIVDNGSKNVDKVADFVAGYPQVTLLRNEKNLGVAVALNRIFEWAEKAGFDWVLTLDDDSEIPSGMIDGYRRCLKDRDDVAAVGSGASSDSDGVLDSANSVNGSKRADDSNGSSRVGIVCPLLINRKDGTVFHSKRSKDECITSGSLTNVAAWRAIGGFDDWLFIDGVDFDFSRRLVAAGYPIVECKAVVMPHQIGESRTINLGIKHPIAWNHAPFRWYYIERNALYIDKKLGVYSWPHAVARIVGDALIVLLFEHDKAKKIGAMLRGWRAGKRKIREMNASKGTDRE, via the coding sequence ATGGACATGCGTATAGCGGCAGGGATGGTGACGTTTAACCCCTCTTTGGACGATTTGCGGGGGAGTGTGCCTGCGCTGCTAAAGCAGGTCGAGGCGCTTGTTATCGTCGACAACGGGTCGAAAAACGTGGACAAGGTGGCTGACTTTGTGGCCGGGTATCCGCAGGTTACGCTGTTGCGTAATGAAAAGAATCTTGGCGTTGCCGTGGCGCTGAATCGCATTTTCGAGTGGGCCGAAAAAGCTGGGTTCGACTGGGTGCTCACACTGGATGATGATTCTGAGATTCCTAGCGGGATGATTGACGGGTATCGACGTTGTTTGAAGGACCGGGACGACGTGGCGGCTGTGGGGAGTGGTGCGTCGAGTGATTCTGATGGTGTCTTAGATTCGGCAAATTCCGTGAATGGTTCTAAACGAGCCGATGATTCCAATGGTTCATCTCGGGTCGGCATCGTTTGCCCGTTGCTGATTAACCGTAAGGACGGTACGGTTTTCCATAGCAAGCGTTCAAAAGATGAATGTATTACTTCCGGTAGCTTGACCAATGTTGCTGCGTGGCGGGCGATTGGTGGGTTTGACGATTGGCTCTTTATCGACGGGGTGGATTTCGATTTCTCGCGTCGGCTGGTGGCTGCGGGATATCCGATTGTCGAATGCAAAGCTGTGGTCATGCCGCACCAAATCGGTGAAAGCCGGACGATCAATCTTGGCATCAAGCATCCGATTGCTTGGAACCATGCGCCGTTCCGCTGGTACTATATCGAGCGCAACGCCCTGTATATCGATAAAAAACTTGGTGTGTATTCATGGCCTCACGCCGTGGCCCGCATCGTCGGTGACGCGCTCATCGTCTTGCTTTTCGAACACGACAAGGCTAAGAAAATCGGCGCGATGCTGCGAGGCTGGCGTGCCGGCAAGCGCAAGATTCGAGAGATGAACGCCTCGAAAGGCACGGATAGGGAATAG
- a CDS encoding DUF2142 domain-containing protein: MNDRLKRLLEKWSAKPTVGAKRNLLIVLVFVVVCAAEGAMFIQTTGPLSIPDTDLHANSIYAVVTGQEFNPVQGHKDPYGNQVRVQHITGDSRYLFRTGMHNGMVSDLLEEFHQEASRQNGRHSHASFLSHFLYDKHRVIQESTDRQHALTVTIPVKTLTNRSNQYFPIVYAPQALGVWIGMKIGLSPFANWQLGRITNFLLFLALYALAIAILPRGKAFLAILGVLPMTVFMASSLMADALFISVATLFVALVLKCAESGGRMGNGALAGLVALTALLVFCKGVYVALALLVMVLPKKVLSTKRKIGFVAVSMLVSLPIYGVWSVMFSSTFPNVNVAQNVAYAGKRPVKIVAMVLYSTLSAFWQNAPKYSFDVMAFVVLIVVWLGYIAYNRRVFKTKKNESWIAVYRYALTSLVILALILLAIYAIEALIWNRLYYMGWNDYLMGMEERYFFPLLPLLLTVAYTDKAARADLDYRQ, encoded by the coding sequence TTGAATGATCGGCTGAAGCGATTGCTGGAGAAGTGGTCAGCGAAACCGACTGTCGGCGCGAAACGAAATCTGCTGATTGTACTTGTGTTTGTGGTGGTTTGCGCCGCCGAGGGTGCCATGTTCATCCAGACGACAGGGCCTTTGAGCATTCCCGATACTGATCTTCATGCCAATTCGATTTACGCTGTCGTCACCGGTCAGGAGTTCAACCCGGTTCAGGGTCACAAAGACCCATACGGCAATCAGGTCAGGGTACAACACATCACCGGAGACTCGCGCTATCTGTTTCGTACCGGCATGCACAACGGCATGGTATCCGATTTGCTTGAGGAATTTCATCAGGAGGCTTCCCGTCAAAACGGCAGACATTCCCATGCTTCGTTCCTGTCGCATTTTCTGTATGATAAGCATCGTGTGATTCAGGAATCGACGGACCGGCAGCATGCCCTCACCGTCACCATTCCTGTTAAAACCCTGACCAACCGTTCCAATCAGTATTTCCCGATTGTCTATGCGCCCCAGGCTTTAGGCGTTTGGATTGGTATGAAAATAGGGCTTTCGCCTTTTGCCAACTGGCAGCTGGGCCGAATTACCAATTTCTTGCTATTCCTGGCGTTGTATGCGTTGGCGATTGCGATATTGCCTCGAGGCAAGGCATTTCTTGCGATCCTCGGTGTTCTGCCGATGACGGTTTTCATGGCTTCGAGTTTGATGGCTGATGCCCTTTTTATCAGCGTGGCCACATTATTCGTCGCCCTTGTGTTGAAATGTGCGGAGTCGGGCGGGCGAATGGGCAATGGTGCGCTGGCCGGCCTGGTTGCCCTAACCGCATTGTTGGTATTTTGTAAGGGCGTGTACGTCGCGCTCGCGTTGCTGGTGATGGTCTTGCCAAAAAAGGTGTTGTCCACCAAACGCAAGATCGGGTTCGTTGCTGTTTCGATGTTGGTGTCCCTGCCCATTTATGGAGTCTGGAGCGTCATGTTCAGCAGTACGTTCCCCAACGTGAATGTTGCCCAAAATGTAGCATATGCGGGCAAAAGGCCTGTGAAAATAGTAGCTATGGTGCTTTATAGCACCCTTTCCGCGTTTTGGCAGAATGCGCCCAAGTACTCGTTTGATGTCATGGCTTTCGTTGTTTTAATCGTTGTGTGGCTTGGCTATATCGCCTACAACCGGCGTGTATTTAAAACGAAGAAAAATGAATCTTGGATTGCGGTTTATCGTTATGCGTTGACTTCCCTTGTCATACTCGCGCTCATTCTTCTAGCGATTTATGCCATCGAAGCGCTGATATGGAACAGACTGTATTATATGGGGTGGAACGATTATTTGATGGGTATGGAGGAACGGTATTTCTTCCCACTCTTGCCTCTCCTGCTTACTGTTGCGTATACAGATAAGGCGGCACGAGCCGATTTGGATTATCGGCAATAA
- a CDS encoding glycosyltransferase family 2 protein, giving the protein MTRQGKSTNLDKDSGNVSSNSNDDPKVAISLKPSPLLALVIPCYNEEDALKETSKVVRDKLASLKKDHAIDPSSFVILVDDGSTDKTWQEISALHDKEPELFHGVKFSHNRGHQNALYAGLMQARALKADAAVSMDADLQDDPNAIDAMVEEYRKGAEIVYGVRDNRDTDTVFKRSSAHAFYRLMHWMGTETIPDHADYRLMSRAALDALSEYTEVNLFLRGIVPSLGFKTAKVYYKRSERVAGESKYPLRKMVSFAIDGVTSFSVKPLSAITAIGAISVIFGIIMLIYTIASLCAGHAQAGWASIMCSLWIIGGLILTALGIVGEYIGRIYLEVKQRPRYIIEKTI; this is encoded by the coding sequence ATGACCAGACAAGGGAAATCCACGAACCTCGACAAAGATTCGGGCAATGTCTCATCCAATTCGAACGATGACCCGAAAGTCGCTATCTCACTGAAGCCTTCGCCGCTTCTGGCGTTGGTCATTCCCTGCTACAACGAAGAAGACGCCCTCAAAGAGACTTCAAAAGTAGTCCGTGACAAACTTGCATCGCTGAAAAAAGACCATGCGATCGACCCCAGCAGTTTCGTCATCCTCGTCGACGACGGCTCCACCGACAAGACCTGGCAGGAGATTTCCGCGCTTCACGACAAGGAACCGGAACTCTTCCACGGAGTGAAATTCTCCCATAACCGTGGGCATCAGAATGCTTTGTACGCTGGGCTCATGCAGGCCCGTGCATTGAAAGCAGACGCCGCGGTTTCCATGGACGCCGACCTGCAGGACGACCCTAACGCCATCGATGCCATGGTCGAAGAATACCGAAAAGGTGCCGAAATCGTTTACGGCGTGCGAGACAACCGAGACACCGACACTGTCTTCAAACGCAGCTCCGCACACGCTTTTTATCGTCTCATGCACTGGATGGGCACCGAGACCATTCCCGACCACGCGGATTACCGGCTGATGAGCCGTGCAGCTCTTGATGCCTTATCGGAGTACACTGAAGTCAATCTTTTCCTGCGCGGCATCGTGCCTTCGCTTGGTTTCAAAACAGCTAAGGTCTATTACAAACGTTCCGAGCGCGTCGCCGGCGAATCAAAATACCCGTTGCGCAAGATGGTGTCTTTCGCCATCGATGGCGTCACCTCGTTTTCCGTCAAGCCACTCAGCGCCATCACGGCCATTGGCGCGATATCTGTCATCTTCGGCATCATCATGCTGATCTACACCATCGCATCCCTGTGTGCCGGCCATGCCCAAGCAGGCTGGGCCTCAATCATGTGCTCGCTGTGGATCATCGGTGGCCTCATCCTCACCGCGCTCGGTATCGTCGGCGAATATATCGGCCGCATCTACCTGGAAGTCAAGCAGCGTCCGCGTTACATCATTGAGAAAACGATCTAA
- a CDS encoding DUF6056 family protein, translated as MNQAQLMKVLHKDKFRTGSALFVCWLTTFAISFLVLRAPGDDAKYARELRRMNGIQWVIMRYKTWSGRVFSEISAAFTVPFPQTVWRFFNALFLTLLVYSIARIAFHKVQASSVLFVYAAYWLLAPTILLNSSFWLAGAVVYLWPASLAVFSGILLSDAVRGQNTKYKFLYVIAAFLGSMGVEQVGPCVVAFSLITLIYLYVKQHKVNVGVAANACASIVGLIIELVCPGSKLRSVSETKHWYPNFDQLPLTTKIYKGVVWQYGEVANYLFGLIAFTTVAAVVSIVASRHNEHAASAQNDSSLNEQRTLQPLDYGLMGVVVGQLILLAAEPKMQLWTSLFIFKVHGPGEPVADWLFPYIFWTVFVACLVVLLMRFLEHKYVVLLLALASLCAGMVMYFSPTIYATGARSMYVSAVLIIIILAMIQSKFRNKVIYIAVFIPAVLNIISFITRIMRVGYQLYIFG; from the coding sequence TTGAACCAAGCACAACTGATGAAAGTCCTGCATAAGGATAAGTTCCGGACAGGTTCTGCGTTATTTGTTTGCTGGCTGACGACTTTTGCGATTTCCTTCCTCGTACTTCGAGCCCCTGGCGACGATGCGAAATACGCTCGCGAACTGCGGCGGATGAACGGCATCCAATGGGTGATCATGCGTTACAAGACTTGGTCCGGGCGCGTGTTCTCCGAAATTTCGGCCGCTTTTACCGTCCCGTTCCCGCAGACCGTCTGGCGCTTTTTCAATGCCTTATTCCTTACCCTGCTGGTTTATAGTATCGCTCGAATTGCGTTCCATAAGGTTCAAGCGAGTTCCGTTCTGTTTGTTTATGCGGCATATTGGCTTCTGGCGCCGACGATATTGCTCAATTCAAGTTTTTGGCTTGCCGGTGCGGTCGTCTATTTGTGGCCGGCCTCTTTGGCGGTCTTCAGCGGCATTCTTTTGTCCGATGCGGTGCGCGGACAGAACACCAAATACAAATTCCTTTATGTGATTGCCGCATTTTTGGGCTCGATGGGCGTTGAGCAGGTCGGCCCCTGCGTTGTCGCTTTTTCGCTCATCACCTTGATTTACCTCTATGTCAAGCAGCATAAAGTCAACGTCGGGGTCGCTGCGAATGCCTGCGCTTCGATTGTCGGATTGATCATTGAACTCGTCTGCCCCGGTTCCAAGCTGAGGTCTGTCAGCGAGACCAAGCACTGGTATCCTAATTTCGATCAGCTTCCCTTGACGACGAAAATCTATAAGGGCGTTGTCTGGCAATATGGCGAGGTCGCCAACTACTTGTTCGGGCTTATCGCTTTTACGACTGTTGCGGCAGTCGTTTCCATCGTCGCTTCCCGGCACAACGAGCATGCTGCATCTGCGCAGAATGATTCCTCGTTGAACGAGCAGCGTACGTTGCAGCCGCTTGACTATGGGCTGATGGGAGTTGTCGTCGGTCAGCTCATCCTGCTCGCCGCCGAACCCAAGATGCAGCTTTGGACGTCTCTTTTCATATTCAAGGTTCACGGACCGGGAGAGCCTGTGGCCGACTGGCTGTTCCCGTACATATTCTGGACTGTTTTCGTAGCCTGCCTTGTGGTGCTTCTGATGAGGTTCCTTGAACACAAGTATGTGGTTCTCTTGTTGGCATTGGCGTCACTCTGCGCCGGCATGGTTATGTATTTCTCGCCGACGATTTATGCGACCGGCGCTCGCAGCATGTACGTTTCCGCGGTATTGATCATCATTATATTGGCGATGATTCAGAGCAAGTTCAGGAATAAGGTTATCTATATCGCTGTCTTCATCCCTGCTGTGCTCAATATAATCAGCTTCATCACGAGGATTATGAGGGTCGGATACCAGCTCTATATCTTCGGCTAG
- a CDS encoding rhamnan synthesis F family protein, with product MKLSETSVNRLGIFFFYDEDGIVDDYISTLLEGLTPFFSDFTVVVNGKLTNESRIKLLKFVDSTKLIVRVNKGYDAWAYKTAMDSYGWDKLAKFDEIVLFNATIMGPIYPFSEMFEAMDKRDLDFWGITKFHRVEEDPFGRSPFDYLPEHIQSHFHAYRKSLHTSKAFRDYWDNLPEIKSYYDSVGYHESLFTKRFADKGFKWDVYVNTDDLEGFSYGPITFAAKQLVEEKRCPIIKRRSFFQWYGDVISQSVGNPALDLFEYLRDHTDYDTDLIWQNALRSMNLADLMKNLHLDYVLPQNQGTELPQGKKIALVMHLYYMDLLDQTMQYARSMPEGSDLILTVGSEENAKIVRDYCNENNLPYNVDVRVIQNRGRDVSALLIGGGKDLFNYDYVCFMHDKKVTQVSPQSVGDGFRYKCFENMLPTKEYVQNVIKLFEDNPRLGIAMPSPPNHGDYFPNFTFTWGPNYKGTKKFLEHTLGIHVPLDVKKEAVAPLGTMFWFRPEAMRGLLDRNWKYTDFPPEPNKIDNTLLHYIERSYCYVPQSNGYFPAYIFSERFARIEITNLAFGMRELTRAVSDPWMKKNLEETKGAVTDGKRFRKSLLRVIKNLIKRTPIIGPQLVKARKKQVNK from the coding sequence ATGAAATTGTCTGAAACCAGCGTGAATCGTCTCGGCATCTTTTTCTTTTATGATGAAGATGGCATCGTTGACGATTACATTTCGACACTCCTCGAAGGCCTTACGCCGTTTTTCTCGGATTTCACTGTCGTCGTCAACGGCAAGCTTACCAACGAAAGCCGGATAAAACTACTGAAATTCGTGGACAGCACCAAGCTCATCGTCCGGGTCAACAAAGGCTACGACGCCTGGGCCTATAAGACCGCCATGGATTCCTACGGCTGGGACAAGCTCGCGAAATTCGACGAAATCGTGCTCTTCAACGCCACGATCATGGGCCCTATCTACCCGTTCTCCGAAATGTTCGAAGCGATGGACAAGCGCGACCTCGATTTCTGGGGCATCACCAAATTCCATCGCGTCGAAGAAGACCCGTTCGGCCGCAGCCCCTTCGATTACCTGCCCGAGCACATCCAGTCGCATTTCCACGCCTACCGCAAGAGTCTGCACACCAGCAAGGCGTTCCGCGACTATTGGGACAACTTGCCGGAAATCAAAAGCTACTATGATTCGGTCGGCTACCACGAGTCCCTCTTCACCAAGCGCTTCGCGGACAAGGGCTTCAAGTGGGATGTCTACGTCAATACCGACGATCTTGAAGGCTTCTCATATGGCCCCATCACCTTCGCGGCGAAGCAATTGGTGGAAGAGAAGCGTTGCCCGATCATCAAGCGGCGCTCGTTCTTCCAGTGGTATGGCGACGTCATTTCGCAATCCGTCGGCAACCCTGCCCTGGATCTTTTTGAATATCTACGAGACCACACCGATTACGACACCGATCTGATTTGGCAGAACGCCTTGCGCAGTATGAACTTGGCGGACTTGATGAAAAACCTTCATCTTGACTATGTACTGCCGCAAAATCAAGGAACCGAGCTTCCTCAAGGCAAGAAGATCGCGCTGGTCATGCACCTTTACTATATGGACCTGCTCGATCAGACCATGCAATATGCACGCTCGATGCCCGAAGGCAGTGACCTCATTCTCACCGTCGGCAGCGAGGAAAACGCCAAAATCGTCCGGGATTACTGCAACGAAAACAATCTGCCGTATAACGTCGACGTTCGTGTCATCCAGAATCGCGGCCGTGACGTCAGCGCTCTGCTCATCGGCGGCGGCAAGGACCTCTTCAATTACGATTATGTCTGCTTCATGCACGACAAGAAAGTGACGCAGGTCTCCCCGCAGTCCGTCGGCGACGGGTTCCGCTACAAATGCTTCGAAAACATGCTGCCCACCAAGGAATATGTGCAGAACGTCATCAAGCTGTTCGAAGATAATCCGCGTTTGGGCATCGCCATGCCTTCGCCGCCGAACCACGGCGACTATTTCCCCAACTTCACCTTCACCTGGGGCCCGAACTATAAAGGCACCAAGAAATTCCTCGAACACACCCTTGGCATCCACGTTCCTCTCGATGTCAAAAAGGAAGCAGTCGCGCCTCTTGGCACCATGTTCTGGTTCAGGCCGGAAGCAATGCGGGGCTTGCTCGACCGAAATTGGAAATACACAGACTTTCCGCCAGAGCCCAACAAAATCGACAACACGCTTTTGCACTACATCGAACGCTCGTACTGCTACGTTCCCCAGTCCAATGGATATTTCCCGGCCTACATCTTCTCCGAGCGATTCGCGCGCATCGAGATCACGAATCTTGCGTTCGGCATGCGCGAGCTCACCCGCGCCGTTTCCGACCCTTGGATGAAGAAGAATCTCGAGGAAACCAAGGGCGCAGTAACCGATGGCAAGCGTTTCCGCAAGAGTCTGCTGCGCGTAATCAAGAACCTCATCAAGCGCACACCGATTATCGGACCACAACTCGTGAAAGCCCGCAAAAAGCAAGTCAACAAGTAA
- a CDS encoding acyltransferase: MTKEEVQKTRPTRKPRLFYLDWVRAISVVFILITHFNTPELLKHPIFVNYPFRIFLGDLGVSQFLIISGAALMYTYGDTEHLNLKEFYWKRFKSIFPMFWLAFLFANTFLYIKNGGAPSVKAPLWTIILSIFGVDSYAAAAGYITFATTGEWFIGFIIIFYLIFPLLRYGVKKHPAITAAIVLALYLATIILKPTFRTLPLELLPTSRLPELLFGMYFVKYFNKANTPTGIIAIVVLVLQQIFNPIPNAMVTTTLTGIAFFLALTWIGPLLECQPVKVLIGTISKYSYAIFLTHHVVIEQIFTVVKASRYAKYMSGAYVLFFADCVIIMILSILLYKADAGFKQYVARMFKKTDASAAKISA; this comes from the coding sequence TTGACGAAAGAAGAAGTGCAAAAGACGCGACCGACACGAAAACCTCGCCTCTTTTACCTTGATTGGGTGCGAGCAATTTCCGTTGTTTTCATACTGATTACACACTTCAACACCCCGGAGTTGCTGAAACACCCGATTTTCGTCAACTACCCTTTTCGTATTTTTCTTGGTGATTTAGGCGTCTCACAATTCTTGATTATTTCCGGCGCTGCACTCATGTACACCTACGGAGATACGGAACATCTCAATCTCAAAGAATTCTATTGGAAGCGTTTCAAGTCCATTTTCCCAATGTTCTGGCTTGCGTTCCTTTTTGCCAACACTTTCCTTTACATCAAAAATGGTGGTGCGCCCTCGGTAAAGGCACCGCTTTGGACGATTATCCTCTCGATTTTCGGAGTGGACAGCTACGCCGCTGCGGCCGGTTACATTACCTTTGCGACCACAGGCGAATGGTTCATCGGCTTCATCATCATTTTCTATCTGATTTTCCCGTTGCTTCGGTATGGGGTGAAAAAGCATCCTGCCATTACCGCTGCAATCGTCCTCGCGCTTTATCTCGCGACGATAATCCTGAAGCCGACTTTCCGCACTCTCCCGCTTGAGCTGCTGCCAACATCTCGCCTGCCCGAACTGCTTTTTGGCATGTATTTCGTAAAGTACTTCAACAAGGCGAACACCCCTACTGGAATTATCGCCATTGTTGTTCTTGTTCTTCAGCAGATTTTCAATCCCATTCCCAATGCCATGGTGACCACCACCCTGACAGGAATCGCTTTCTTCCTGGCTCTGACATGGATAGGGCCGCTGCTTGAATGCCAGCCGGTCAAAGTGCTGATCGGGACCATCTCTAAATATTCTTACGCTATTTTCCTTACCCACCACGTAGTCATCGAACAGATTTTCACTGTGGTCAAGGCATCCAGATATGCAAAGTACATGTCCGGCGCCTACGTGCTTTTCTTCGCGGATTGCGTGATTATCATGATCCTGTCAATATTGCTATACAAAGCAGACGCCGGGTTCAAACAGTATGTTGCGCGAATGTTCAAGAAAACCGACGCTTCCGCTGCGAAAATATCGGCTTAG
- a CDS encoding NAD(P)-dependent oxidoreductase gives MSKRILVTGAGGYIGRHVVKALLDGGQEVIAADRHPNDLDPRAKQVAIDLFAPDDDLFEKLGSPDVCLHMAWRDGFKHNSDAHMGDLSGHYRFIKQMLDSGLKQIAVMGTMHEVGYWEGAIDENTPCNPASMYGIAKNALRAATLQLADEHDAVAQWIRAYYIVGDDLRGSSIFSKLLQAAQDGKKTFPFTMGKNKYDFINVDVLAKQIAAVVSQDKINGIINCCSGEPVSLADRVERYIKENNLDIKLEYGAFPDRPYDSPAVWGDDTKIRQIMAE, from the coding sequence ATGTCAAAAAGAATTCTTGTAACCGGGGCCGGAGGCTATATCGGCCGGCATGTGGTAAAGGCGCTGTTGGACGGTGGCCAGGAAGTCATCGCAGCCGACCGGCACCCTAATGATCTGGACCCACGCGCCAAGCAAGTGGCGATTGATCTTTTTGCGCCCGACGATGATTTGTTTGAAAAGCTGGGGAGCCCGGATGTCTGCCTGCACATGGCTTGGCGAGACGGCTTCAAGCATAATTCCGATGCGCATATGGGCGACCTTTCGGGGCATTACCGCTTTATCAAGCAGATGCTCGACAGCGGCTTAAAGCAGATTGCCGTGATGGGCACGATGCATGAGGTCGGCTACTGGGAGGGCGCGATCGACGAGAACACACCCTGCAACCCGGCTTCGATGTATGGTATCGCCAAGAACGCGTTGCGTGCAGCGACTTTGCAGCTGGCCGACGAGCACGACGCCGTTGCCCAGTGGATTCGCGCCTACTACATCGTCGGCGACGATCTGCGCGGAAGCTCGATTTTCTCGAAGCTGCTGCAGGCGGCACAGGACGGCAAGAAGACGTTCCCGTTCACCATGGGCAAGAACAAATATGACTTTATTAACGTCGATGTTTTAGCGAAGCAGATTGCAGCCGTCGTTTCGCAGGACAAGATCAACGGCATCATCAACTGCTGCAGCGGCGAGCCCGTTTCCTTGGCCGACCGCGTCGAGCGCTATATCAAGGAAAACAATCTTGATATCAAACTTGAATACGGCGCTTTCCCGGACCGTCCGTACGATTCGCCGGCCGTTTGGGGCGACGACACCAAGATTCGTCAGATTATGGCTGAATAA
- a CDS encoding ABC transporter permease — protein sequence MTAESEIVSHPGKSRGLLDVPHYLYLLDLLVKKEVRIRYRGSWLGMAWTYVKPLTQFIVFYVAMDVFMGMGRAGNIQVYPVYLFSGVIVTNFFTEAFGNCTRSILGNSGLIQKIYLPRELFPLASLRVAFVHFFPQLVVLIIGAALMGWRPDIKGLLIAFAGLVSICLFAFGLGLLFGSINVFYRDAENITDLVAMISVWAAPCFYTWQMVAAHVPWWVLEIYYANPIAICVESFHRGFWWGATDRTFQFAGAWPMRIGESLLVSLLFLIIGELTFKHLEGRFAQEI from the coding sequence ATGACAGCAGAATCTGAAATCGTCTCGCACCCAGGTAAAAGTAGGGGGCTGCTGGACGTGCCTCACTACCTTTACCTGCTTGATCTGCTGGTAAAGAAAGAGGTCAGGATTCGCTATCGCGGGTCTTGGCTCGGCATGGCGTGGACGTACGTCAAGCCGCTCACTCAGTTCATCGTCTTTTACGTGGCCATGGACGTGTTCATGGGCATGGGACGCGCCGGTAACATTCAGGTCTATCCCGTTTATCTGTTCAGCGGTGTCATCGTCACGAATTTCTTCACCGAAGCGTTCGGCAATTGCACACGCTCAATCCTTGGCAATTCAGGGCTTATCCAGAAAATCTATCTGCCACGCGAGCTGTTCCCGCTGGCCTCGCTGCGAGTCGCATTCGTCCACTTCTTCCCGCAGCTCGTGGTGCTTATCATCGGCGCCGCGCTTATGGGCTGGCGGCCGGACATCAAAGGTCTGCTCATTGCCTTTGCCGGACTCGTTTCGATATGCCTCTTCGCATTCGGACTGGGTCTGCTTTTCGGCTCCATCAACGTTTTCTACCGCGATGCCGAAAACATCACCGACCTTGTGGCCATGATTTCCGTGTGGGCGGCCCCGTGCTTCTACACTTGGCAAATGGTCGCGGCCCACGTGCCGTGGTGGGTGCTCGAAATCTACTACGCAAACCCCATTGCCATCTGCGTGGAATCCTTCCACCGCGGCTTCTGGTGGGGAGCCACGGACCGTACATTCCAGTTTGCCGGCGCCTGGCCAATGCGAATCGGAGAAAGCCTTTTGGTCTCGTTGCTTTTCCTTATCATCGGCGAGTTGACCTTCAAGCATCTTGAGGGCCGCTTCGCGCAGGAGATCTGA